The following coding sequences lie in one Propionispora vibrioides genomic window:
- the panB gene encoding 3-methyl-2-oxobutanoate hydroxymethyltransferase: protein MSDKKITVSVIRERKLAGQAVSMLTAYDYSMAVTLDRAGVDMLLVGDSLGNVVLGYDSTLPVTMEDMIHHGKAVCRGAKRALVVVDMPFMSYQVTVEAAVTNAGRIMKETGAQAVKVEGGEEMAEVVSAIVRAGIPVVAHVGLTPQSVHQLGGFKVQGKSQAAAQKLLNDARALEKAGAFALVMECIPEALAQKVTQALQIATIGIGAGAGCDGQVLVINDLLGMCSGFTPKFVKKYANLERMISESVTAYIREIGEKQFPGPEHSFQLADVELEKLY, encoded by the coding sequence ATGAGCGATAAAAAGATAACAGTAAGCGTGATCCGGGAACGGAAACTGGCGGGACAGGCCGTTTCCATGTTGACAGCCTATGATTACAGTATGGCCGTCACCTTGGACCGGGCCGGTGTTGATATGCTGCTGGTCGGTGACTCGCTGGGCAATGTGGTGCTTGGCTATGACTCTACCCTGCCGGTAACTATGGAGGATATGATCCACCATGGCAAGGCTGTCTGCCGAGGAGCTAAACGGGCTTTGGTTGTCGTCGACATGCCGTTTATGTCCTATCAGGTGACCGTCGAGGCTGCGGTGACTAATGCCGGACGGATTATGAAGGAGACGGGAGCCCAGGCGGTAAAAGTGGAAGGCGGCGAGGAGATGGCCGAGGTTGTCAGTGCCATTGTGCGAGCCGGTATCCCTGTTGTTGCTCATGTCGGCCTTACTCCCCAGTCGGTGCATCAATTGGGCGGTTTTAAGGTCCAGGGGAAAAGCCAGGCCGCCGCGCAAAAGCTGCTCAATGATGCACGGGCACTGGAAAAGGCGGGAGCTTTTGCTCTGGTTATGGAATGCATTCCGGAAGCTCTGGCCCAAAAAGTGACTCAAGCTTTGCAGATTGCGACGATTGGTATTGGCGCCGGTGCCGGTTGTGACGGACAAGTGCTGGTTATCAATGATTTATTGGGAATGTGCTCAGGCTTTACACCGAAGTTTGTCAAGAAATATGCCAATCTGGAGCGAATGATTAGCGAGTCGGTTACGGCCTATATCCGGGAGATTGGAGAAAAACAGTTTCCCGGGCCGGAACACAGTTTCCAGCTCGCTGATGTAGAATTGGAAAAGCTTTATTAA